The sequence GGGCCGCGAGCGCAGCTCGGGATGGAATTGTGAGGCGATGAAGAACGGGTGGCCCGGAAGCTCGACGATCTCGACGAGGCGGTCGTCGGGCGAGATGCCGGTGAGCGCCAGGCCGGCCGCTTCGAGATCGTTGCGATAGCGGTTCGTGACCTCGTAACGGTGCCGATGGCGTTCGTAGATGAGCTCTTCGCCGTAGAGCCTGCGAGCCAGCGAACCCGGCATCAGCTTGGCCGGGTACAGGCCGAGGCGCATCGTGCCGCCCTTGTCCTCGACGTCTTCCTGGTCGGCCATCAGGTCTATGACGGGATGAGGCGTCATCGGGTCGAACTCGGAGCTGGATGCGGCTCCGTACCCGAGCTCCGAGCGGGCGTACTCGATGACGGCGCACTGCAGACCGAGGCACAACCCGAGGAAGGGGATCTCGTGTTCTCTGGCGTGCCTGATCGCCTGGACCTTCCCTTCGATTCCCCTGATCCCGAAGCCGCCAGGGACGAGGATCCCGTCGAGCCCGTCGAGGTACGTGTCCGTGAGGAGCCCTTCGACCTCGTCGCTCGCCACCCAACGCAAGTCGACCTTCACTCCGTTGGCCATCCCGCCGTGGCGCAAGGCCTCGACGACCGACAGGTAGGCGTCCGGGAGCCCGACGTACTTGCCGACGATGCCGATCTCGACCGTCTCCGATGGACGATCCATTCGCTCGACCATGTCCCGCCATGCCGTGAGGTCCGGCTCGACCGTCTCGAGGCGGAGCGTCCGGCACACGACGTCGTCGAGCCCGTTGCCGTGGAGGACGAGCGGGACTGCGTAGATGTTGGAAACGTCGACGGCGTTGATGACGGCGTCCAGGTCGACGTCGCAGAACAGGCTGATCTTGCGGCGAACGGCGTCGTCGACGTCCCTGTCGGATCGGGCGACGATGACGTCGGGATGGATGCCGCGCCCGCGTAGCTCCGCCACCGAATGCTGCGTGGGCTTCGTCTTCAGCTCCTCGCTCGTCGACAGGTAGGGCACGAGCGTCACGTGGATGTAGCACGTGTTTCCCTGGCCGACGTCCTTGCGGATCTGGCGGATCGCCTCGAGGAACGGGAGGCTCTCGATGTCGCCGACCGTTCCTCCCACCTCGGTGATGACGACGTCCACCTCGTCGTCGTCTCCCAGCTTCCTGATGCGGGCCTTGATCTCGTTCGTGATGTGCGGGATGACTTGGACGGTGGCGCCCAGGTACACGCCGCGGCGCTCCTTGCGGATGACCGACTGGTAGATGGCGCCGGTCGTGACGTTGGAGTCGCGGCGCAGGCTCTTGCCGATGAACCGCTCGTAGTGGCCGAGGTCGAGATCCGTCTCGCCCCCGTCGTCCGTGACGAACACCTCGCCATGCTCGAACGGGTTCATCGTGCCTGGATCGACGTTGATGTACGGGTCGAGCTTCTGCAGGACGACGCGCAGGCCCCGAGCCTTGAGGAGTCGTCCGAGGGATGCTGCGGTGATGCCCTTGCCGAGACTCGACGTCACCCCGCCGGTGACGAAGACGTACTTGGTCAACGCGTTTTCTCCACCTCGGAAGACGGGATGAT is a genomic window of Acidimicrobiia bacterium containing:
- a CDS encoding CTP synthase, encoding MTKYVFVTGGVTSSLGKGITAASLGRLLKARGLRVVLQKLDPYINVDPGTMNPFEHGEVFVTDDGGETDLDLGHYERFIGKSLRRDSNVTTGAIYQSVIRKERRGVYLGATVQVIPHITNEIKARIRKLGDDDEVDVVITEVGGTVGDIESLPFLEAIRQIRKDVGQGNTCYIHVTLVPYLSTSEELKTKPTQHSVAELRGRGIHPDVIVARSDRDVDDAVRRKISLFCDVDLDAVINAVDVSNIYAVPLVLHGNGLDDVVCRTLRLETVEPDLTAWRDMVERMDRPSETVEIGIVGKYVGLPDAYLSVVEALRHGGMANGVKVDLRWVASDEVEGLLTDTYLDGLDGILVPGGFGIRGIEGKVQAIRHAREHEIPFLGLCLGLQCAVIEYARSELGYGAASSSEFDPMTPHPVIDLMADQEDVEDKGGTMRLGLYPAKLMPGSLARRLYGEELIYERHRHRYEVTNRYRNDLEAAGLALTGISPDDRLVEIVELPGHPFFIASQFHPELRSRPDDPHPLFVGFVAAALERKRALDKATEAPVSAPEAVHEDARAGHEDARESGH